From a single Methylacidiphilum kamchatkense Kam1 genomic region:
- a CDS encoding nucleoside deaminase: protein MKTDQLEVDNYFMGKALEQAIEAFEKGEVPIGAVIVRDQKILGMGRNRVEECCDVTAHAEIEAIRNAQLLLGDWRLTATTMYVTKEPCLMCYGAILLSRIARVVFGIEDPKKGIFQPRTFFFNGGKKLEITSGIRSEESLELMKRFFFALRNKKRELPLCDIEIS, encoded by the coding sequence ATGAAAACTGATCAGTTAGAAGTTGATAATTATTTCATGGGAAAAGCCTTAGAGCAGGCTATAGAAGCTTTTGAAAAGGGGGAAGTTCCAATTGGAGCAGTAATTGTGCGGGATCAAAAGATTCTAGGCATGGGACGAAATCGGGTAGAGGAATGCTGTGATGTAACAGCTCATGCCGAAATTGAAGCCATCCGTAATGCGCAGCTTCTTCTTGGAGATTGGAGGCTCACAGCAACGACTATGTATGTCACCAAAGAGCCTTGCTTAATGTGTTATGGCGCTATCCTATTGAGTCGCATTGCAAGAGTGGTATTTGGTATTGAAGACCCTAAAAAAGGAATATTTCAACCTCGCACATTTTTTTTCAATGGGGGAAAAAAATTGGAAATTACTTCTGGAATTAGATCTGAAGAGTCTTTGGAGTTAATGAAAAGGTTTTTTTTTGCTCTAAGAAATAAAAAAAGGGAGTTGCCACTTTGCGATATTGAGATTAGTTAA